The sequence below is a genomic window from Manis pentadactyla isolate mManPen7 chromosome 17, mManPen7.hap1, whole genome shotgun sequence.
TTAGGCATTATAAAGGCCCAGTGAGGTTTATTACCATGCAGAATATGATGTCTTGTTAATGTTTGGAGAGTCCTTGGTTTGGTACAATGTAataggagagagtgagagatattCTGGAGTGTATAGTCTACAAACTTGACTAAAAACATTTCCAGCTTAACTGATTCATTGGAAGAATTTGTGTGGTGGGTTGGAAGGCTATAAGCAGAATCTCAGCAAgtacagagagaaaagggaaatacTGAGTATTAAAGGTGGTTGGTGTTTAGTGCTTTTGCTAGTAACTAACAGTAGGCCAACCTTCTAGTTCTGTTCATACTGTATGTGTACCATACTTTGCAACAGAGAAGCTCATTTCACCCACCGTAATTCCTGAACTCTTTGCCCCATTCACTTCATCTAGTTTTTCCCTTGCTTGCTGTCTTTTGCCTCTGAAGATTTGTTGAGTGGGGTAGAGAAAGAGGGCTTCTGCATGtgtataattttgcatttgactATAGTTTAAATTATAGAATTAGTATGTAAGACATCTCTTTATACATATCTAATGTTTACAGTTCAGAAATACCTTGTGCCCTGAACAATAAAAATTGCCTGAGCTTGGATTCCTATTATAAGATGcagttttagaaattaaaaaaaactttattatttatgtatattcATGGCCTTAATCAGATTAGAACATTTTACTTACAACTACCATGCATGATGAGGTTTGATGTTCACAaaggtttttgctttttgttttgtttttttaactaggGAACACATTTAACAAAATGACCAAGTGGGTAAAGTGGGACAATGAAACAGGGATTTATTACGAGACATGGACTGTCCAAGCCAGTCCAGAAAAAGGGGCGGAGACATGGTTTGAATCCTACGACTGTTCCAAATTTGTATTAAGGACATATAAGAAGTTGGCTGAACTTGGAGTAGAGTTCAAGAAGATAGAAACCAACTATACAAGAATATTTCTTTACAGTGGAGAACCTACTTATTTGGGAAATGAAACATCTGTTTTTGGGCCAACAGGAAACAAGACTCTTGctttagccataaaaaaattttattacccCTTCAAACCACATTTGTCAACTAAAGAATTTCTGTTGAGTCTCTTGCAAATTTTTGATTCAGTGATTATACACAGACAGttctatttgttttataatcTTGAATATTGGCTTTTACCTATGAAATTCCCTTTTGTTAAAATAACATATGAAGAAATCCCTTTACCTAGTAGAAACAAAACACTTTCTGGTCTATAAAACCTTAGTTCTACTGTTTTTTTATCCCACACCAGCATATTGATTTTTCAGGGAGTGGTTTTACATTTGTGGATTTCTTAGGCCTTCTTCTTTGGAGCAGAACAGTAAAATGCACATGGGTGTAATTGCTGTATAGCACCATCTCaggacttttctttttaaaggagcTAAAACTCTTGTTATATTGGCCTTGCTGTATGTGAGCACGTTAGGTGATCTTGATTTTAATCTGCAAGCCTTTAATATGAATTATGGTTCACAGATTTGTAAGATCTTTTGGCACAATATCTTTAAATGGTGGATATGATGtgctgagatttaaaaaataccctCAGTGACATTTTCATGATGGGAGCTACTTTTTTCTGTTATAGTAGTTGTGCTTTCTCATTGAAGTACTTTTTGGTAGTTTATCACCCGACTTTACAGCTTTGGAACCAGGTCTAGTAGCTTGATTTTGTTGCATTTACTCAACTTTTAAGACTAATTTGGACACATAGCTGGAATGATTGTGGTAAATCCATATGTGCTAAAGACAGTATTAGAAAGCGCTACTTTCTGGCATTTTAGAACGAACCAGTAAACTCACATTTTGTGATTTAAGCAGCTTAACATCTCTGAATGTTAGTTTCCTCATCTCAGATAATTCATCTATCAGGATTGTTGTAAGCTGGAAGAGGTCATCTGTTTGGCATAGTAAGGTACAGTAAGGTCACAGTAAATGGTAGCTGTAATGATTAATCAAAGAACAAAACTACCATCCTTGATCTTGTTTAATATAGTTCATGTGCCaatcttttctgggttttgtaaTCATCACCTAGACTTTGAGCTGATAGCATAGCACTCGTAGTTCTTCAAACGTACAGGGCATGGAAGTATCTGGCTACAGACATGTCTGGGTGAATGGGCGCCCTCTGACTCCCTCGCTGCTTCGTGTAGTCCTCCCTCTGCCCACTAAAGGTGCCAGCTCAGTTGAAAGGAGGTGGATTTCCCAGAGACAGGCTTACGTCCAGGATCTCCAAGTAGCTGTGTTCCCATTAGGGCCATCAAACAAGCTTCCAAGGGCCTTGAAAAATACCAGTCAGTAAGATTATAAAGCAGAGACGATCTGTGTTTAATATGTAAATGTTCCAATTATATAATTCAGTTTTTAATGTTTGAGTGCTTCCTGAGAGGTTATATCAGTGAGTTCTCATAAATAGCCTGATCATAGATCTTACTTACCTGATTCAAATGAGTAAACTGGGActtagaaaggttaagtgaccTTTCCGCGCTACTCAGCTAGTGTAACGGAGCCACATTTTGAACCAGGTTCTGTTGGCTGAATGAGATGCACCGTCACCCAAGTTTTTCAGCAAAGTGTGGTCCTCAGACCAGAGCCTGCAGCATGTTAATAACACACATGCCGGTCTGTGAGGACATAGGTACAGATACTGAGAGGAAGCATTTAGAAACTTTTAAAGCAACTTGTTAACTTTGTTTCTGTTGAAGCTAATAAAATTGGGGcttgtattttgtgtgtatttcttttgttccaggaaTTCACTTTTTTTTCGCTTTTTCAAAACTGTAGGCACTACAGCAGTCTAAAAACACAGCCCTTTGCCAGATAAGCTTGAACAGTGCTGCAATATTCTGCCTACTGTACAGTGGTAAAGCCTTACATGGGGAGAACTTTCGTTGCCTACCATTCAGCTTATCTACTCAGGTTAATAGTGCCTACATATCCCTAATAAATTTTGCCTCTTTAACATGCTAGTTCTCTTCATAACATGTCACAAGAAAACTTGTATCTTTTCATTATCACCATCTAGTGGGTAAAACTGGGCAGTGCCAACTTTTACATGATTCTCAGGAAAACTGCTCTGAGAAAACAGTATTTTGGATTCCCAGAACTGCAAGGGGGGTTAACAAGCAAAACCTGTTGTGCCAAATTTGTGTTAACTATAAATCACAGAACTTGGTTCCACAGCAAAGACAAATGAGGACTATGTGGAACTTGACTTTTAAAGCAAAATTCTACTAGTTATGTTAAAAGATACATTCAAGATTTTTCACTATTCCTAAAGatattaataaatgaagaaattctgTGAGAGTAACATACAGACTCAAGTGACTACAGTACAGAGAGCATAGCATTCATGAAAGTACTTCTTCAGAATTTATCAAACCTCTCAACGGTACTTACAAGATAAAGCAGGGCTTTGGAGAACATGCTTTCCAGATGGCAGCTGGGAAACAAAAACATGGCAAGGCAGGAATTTGCCAcaaattttcttccatttgaaTGACTGTGTAACTTAAAAAGTTGTATGTACTTTACATTGTAAATGTAGTTCAATTTCCTCAATTTCTAAGACAAACCATTTTGTTGAAGTTTGAAATATATTAGGGCTTTAGAATAAATGTATCCTCACTCACTAATTCTGGTTTAGTATTTAGGTTAAGTATACCCAAAAAGTGTcatcaaatatatttttgtagatacaggaaaatagtcaaaaggtgAAAATAACTACTCAACTTCCATTATTTGGAACCCTCAATATTGGCCCCttcttagaaataaaagaaaaggcaaaagacttaggaaattccatccagttttatatatataacctGCTCTGGTGGCACTTAATGAATTCTCTGGGACTCTAGTTCTTTTAAGGTAActtgactttttaaaagaaatcgtTGGTATGTTATACAAAGAAGAATGTCCCAAAACCACACacatgctttttttcccccctcttaaCAGCCAAAAGCAAATCGGCTGGCCAAAGTTTGTTTCTAGCATCTTCCTCATATCTACCTTTTATTGTCAAGTCACTTCCTGCTCCTCACACTCCTTTCTACATTTTCTCCCCCGTTATAACAAGATAGGCTGCCAATCTTATTATATTCCTTTACCGGACTGATTATGCTAAGGTTATGCTCTTATTTCACTTTCTGGAGTAAAAGGCTTGTGTCCTTTTTTATATATCATATGATGTAggtcattttttaaaggaaactagGGTGTCAGCAAGCACTAAAGTTTTTTCCCATTGGCTTGGTAACATtaaaacgagacccacagataaAGTGGGACTGGAATCTGTACCAAGATTGCTCCTAGCTGTGTATGGGGTAGAGCTTACTTACAGCTTTCTAAAGGACCTAGTTCAGACCTGAGCTTGCTTCACAGCAACCTCTCCCTTCTATCTTAAGGTGttccataaatataaaaaaaaaactattattcGAATGCATGatgaaataatgttttataaattcttactcaaaatgtaaatgtattccttattttaatttaaccattttttttacaaaattggAAAAATTTCATTGTCAATTTTTAATTTCCTATCGCTTTAGACATCAGACCTAATTTCAAGAATAGATTCCATTTGCCTAATCTTGTATCTCCGGAACAACCATTCTACCATAaacattatttaatattaaatgttatatatatgtgGATTCAGAACTAAAACCATGAATTTATAAAGTGGACTTGTTTTAAAATCAAAGTAGATATATTAGggtagtttttaaaaactgtaataaTACAACATTAGTAACTATCTTTATTCTCAAATTGGTAAAAGCATTTAACATGTACTTTACAGTATAAACAAATTAAGTGCTAAGCATTTTGCTTGTAAATTATTTAAAGTGTTTCAGGCAATATATAATTTGTacaaaaagtaaattccaaataaagctttggttagaagaactgatcaTGTACTCATACCTATTTTCCAaaattgttaaagaaaaaaaaaaaacttcattaaCACAGGTATTTCTTATACAAAGCTTTTTTACTAAGAGGggaaaatattatattaattgcTTTTAATTCCCAAGTCTGGATCaaccttttttctctcatttgtatGTGGCCAAAATACCATCATTTTTGACAATGATAAATTGTGTAGAATATCACCAAATACTTTATTCTCAGGAAggtaatctattttaaaaatagattaaatcTGTAGGACTGTGAGCTTCCATAACTACCAAGATGCTTTCTAAAAAAGTTTCAAGCATTAATTGGGGGTAAATCACTTCTAATTTCCCTTAGGTTAATATCTACGAGGCACTAGTGCTCAGAATCAAGTTTTATGTATACCTAAAAAAACTAAATGTTGCCCCAAACTTAGTGTTTTTACAGAGTCTACAATGTATGGATTACCTTTATTCAtatgaaagtaataaaaatgcTACCTAACAAATAACATAATATACCAGTTTAACCAAATTAACAATCACAAAACTGCAgacatttttctattaaaattttccagttcattgagcaCTACTCAAAAATATGATTATGAACTTACATATATCCTCTTTTAATGTTTATGTTGAACTGTACATTGGTGCTCATGATTTTTGAAAATTCTACTTACATAACTATGTAAttccaaaatggaaaaaagagcCATCACAAAAATTCACTGGAGACTAATATTCTTTCATGGAaataatttataaacatttttaaattctaccctgaattatttcagttttgctttttaaatagataagcttttcatttcaatttgtatattttaaaactagTTTAAACAGagataaacaaaaccaaagagtACTGTTAAAGCATTCCTTACTTTATGTATGATGCCTCAAGGACCACATACACAGTAACATATCACACAAAAGAATTTAAATGGTTTAGCAGATTATAGAGCAAACCTAAAAGTTTATACAAAGCTAAACACCATATTCCTCctgtttattttaatttgatcTTGGCTCCATTTATTATCCTATAATACCCAACGTGTGACATCAGTTTTCTAACTGTTCCAATTACTTATACGTACCTCTTTAAACAGCTTTGTAACATTTGAGAACATTCAACCAATCTTTTTCATTAGATATAATATATCCTATGTATTTCTCACAAAGTGCTCACTTTCCTGAGCTATATTAAACACCTTATAACAGGTGTATGTATAACTGAAAACCCTAAAATGTcaactttacatttttaataaatgcataGAGAACATAACACTTTGGAAAACCTATTAATACTTCTTGGATATTATAATATATAGGTTTTATTTCCTTCAGCTGtaaaatatttaatctttataCCTGGTTATTAATTTCAGACCTGAACCacatttagaaaaattttttctgaaatttgATTGTTATTAGGCTAAAGAAACATATCTGACCCATGGATCTTCCAATAAACAGTCCTTTTATAATGCTCAATGCAAGTATCAAATTTCCATGCCACAAAAGAGTAACATTACATCAGAACTACaggaaataaacttttattataaTACAGTATGCTTAAAAGTTAAGGTGCTATTCATCATGCTCTACATCATTCTGTCTTTACCAAGTGGGCATCATGTCTGGGAACCACACCCTACCAAGATGCTTGGACACCTCCCAGTGAATCTGCTCCAAACTATACTTCTGGTCAGGAATTAATACTTCCTCCATAATGGATAACTGAGACAGGCGGCCACCGCACATCTTCACAAACTCAACAAAGGCACTGCATGAGACTTCGCATTCCCCTAGTCCAATAGCTGACAGATTTTTGCAACGTTCTGCAATGCGAATTAACTCTTCATCAAGTGGCCGTAATCCATTAGCACACACTACTAGTTCAACTAGTCTAGGGCACGTCATTCCCACACGGCCAAGCACATCTTTGCTTACTGATCTCCCAAAGTAAAGATGGGTGGCAGGTATTTCATACCGAAAGAATGGATCAAATTCCTcttcatataaaaaaaaatacatcactaAGTTCACTTTGGGTGAATGTCTGATGAAAGCATCCCAGCTGCTCTTCTGAATGGTATGGAAGTGTGTTtgtccaggattctcactgaCTACATCAATGCGCAAATGTTCCAATCGAACATGTTTTTCAGAAGATAAAGCAAGCAGCAATTCATCACTTAATAAGTGGTAATTCAGGGCCAGTTCACGTAAGCCATGACACTGAtcagccacacagagaatacctTGAAAGAAAAAAGACCTAATTATTTACAAACTTCTATACAAGTTTATCATCTGTTCAAAACTTAATTCAAGTACATATCCCACAATAAAATTTACCATATTTCCTTTCCATTACCACAAAGATatacaatttaaaattcagttgtatggctgaactagcagaaagttacaaacatttaaaaatcaattactaTTTTGTCTACAAGAAAATGAGACCAATTCTAAAtctgataccttaaaaaaatgctCAATTATCAACTCAGAAAAATTATCAAATATTACTAAATaactttatcatttaaaaatataccatgACTAAGTTTTATATTCATGAACagtatcatattttttaaaaaagcttgttAGTAACACCAAACTTATAGGTTAAGCCAAGAAAAATTATGTGATCATTGCTACAGAAAGCCAagggatatttaaaaaaattttaaacctaatCCTAATAAAAAAGGTAAAACCAAATAAAATGTGATTCATGTAACTaaacttctgaaaaataaaaatatttccaccAAATGAGCAACAGAGTTTTTAAGTGCTCAAGTGCTTGTCAAATGTCCAAGAAAAATATACCAAGATACCACTAGATTAAATGAGTCAAAAGGTAACAACCTAATTCACATATTAATGGAAATAACACAAAACTTTTAAAGTTCTAACATACCCAGAAAGCAGTTCTGTAAAAGGTTCTCTATAATAAGGGCACTATGCTTCAAAACTGCCCCAAGCCCCCTAACAGCACATGATTTTACCAAAGGTCAGTATCTGACCTCTGAGGCAGCCAAGATTAAGAACTCTGCCTCAGACAGACCCTATACTATCCGATTAAATGACACACTCCATTCCTCATTTGCATTAGAAACGACGACAGCAACAGGAAAACACATTATCTACTATTTGCTGTACAAGATGTTAGGTTCTTGGGATGTTATCCCACAGATACTcagaaaaatctagaaaaataagtatttctattttgaaattgaGGCAGTTAGCTAAAGGCAGCAAAGCTGAAATTCAAACACAGACTGAGTGACTCTTCATGTGCTTAACTACTTAAGAAGTGACAAGACACAGGCTACTAAAAAGCCAAAGCTTCAGGGCAGTGGGAAGATGATAGAGCCAACAGACTCAGTGAAAAGATAAACTGAATCACCAGTAAGAGAGTCACCAGAAGAGGGACAAAAATGGTATCTGTGCTTCGCTATTCAGCTACTGCAATTTCTATTCTCCACAAGGCATGtctgtattttgaaataaacCCTGATCACCCAAGGTAACCAGAGCATCTCTGTTCTTTGCAATCTCATAAAGCctgatacaaaaagaaaacacataagaAATATTAACTGAAGATGCATATTTTAGACCTATACATATTAATGACATGAGATAGCACTGGATAACTACTAAGTAGTTGTGGCAAGCATAATTCTAAAAGCAGTTCCCAAGATTTCCTAATTCCTGGAACCTCTAATAAATGTGGTACGACATTACTCCCATGATTATGTTATGTAGCACAGGTGGTTTTAAAATAAGATTATGAAGGTGGTTCTAATCTAATTGCATGAGCCCGCTAGTGCTGAGTTTTTCTCTGGCCTGTTGCAAAAGAAGTCAGATTGAGAGCTTCTCTGGCCAAGCAGAGAAGCCAGCTGAGCCTTGCCTATAACTCTGTCCTACAGAACTGTGGCACTACTAAGCAGGTGTAGATTTAACCTGCTGTATTGGTAGTTGTTAGTTATACATACTTACAAGTGTTTAAGTACTTAACACAAAATAGTGACAAAGATAAAACTGGTAActattacaactcaataataaaaagtcaAATAACTGAAACAGACAAAtgatatgaatagacatttctccaaagaagatacacaaatgatcAGTAACTACATGAAAAAGTATTTGAGTAATCAAGAAAATacatatcaaaaccacaaggagataccagTTCATACCCAActgaatggctataatcaaaaagacaaattAACAAGTGGTGGGGAGGATGTTGAAAAGCTGGAATCCTCATACACTGctaatggaaatataaaacagtgcagttgctttggaaaacagtctggcagttcctcaaatggcTAAACAGAGTTACTATATGattcagaaattccactcctcggTAGatatccaagagaaattaaagcatatGTTCACACATTATAGCAGCAGTACtttaaaaaagtggaaacaacc
It includes:
- the FBXL3 gene encoding F-box/LRR-repeat protein 3 isoform X2, with translation MKRAGRDSDHNSSEEGTAEKSKKLRTTSEHSQTCDWGNLLQDIILQVFKYLPLLDRAHASQVCRNWNQVFHMPDLWRCFEFELNQPATSYLKATHPELIKQIIKRHSNHLQYVSFKVDSSKESAEAACDILSQLVNCSLKTLGLISTARPSFMDLPKSHFISALTVVFVNSKSLSSLKIDDTPVDDPSLKVLVANNSDTLKLLKMSSCPHVSPAGILCVADQCHGLRELALNYHLLSDELLLALSSEKHVRLEHLRIDVVSENPGQTHFHTIQKSSWDAFIRHSPKVNLVMYFFLYEEEFDPFFRYEIPATHLYFGRSVSKDVLGRVGMTCPRLVELVVCANGLRPLDEELIRIAERCKNLSAIGLGECEVSCSAFVEFVKMCGGRLSQLSIMEEVLIPDQKYSLEQIHWEVSKHLGRVWFPDMMPTW